A DNA window from Flavobacterium sp. contains the following coding sequences:
- a CDS encoding magnesium transporter CorA family protein has translation MKTFYKSNDGLFEIPEWSSNCWINVDSPTLADKKYLLEELKIPEAFYNDIEDIDERPRIETEDGWTLVILRVPIKKDDIKLPFYTIPLGFVFKDDIKVTISFYKTEIICDLVRYSQKKHIQIGDNFCLVLRLLLSSSVWYLKYLKQINQKIKQAEDNLEKSIKNEELQTLLQIEKCLVYFMTSLKGNDVLFHRIKNLKIQTQNYDTDLVEDVEIELSQAQDTANIYSDILTRMVDSYASVISNNMNNIMKQMTSISIILMIPTLIASLYGMNVPNGLEEIKYGIWILLSISIILSAVGVYLFKRRRWF, from the coding sequence ATGAAAACATTTTATAAAAGTAATGACGGATTGTTTGAAATTCCGGAATGGAGTTCGAACTGTTGGATTAACGTAGATTCGCCAACGTTAGCAGATAAAAAATATTTACTAGAAGAACTAAAAATCCCGGAAGCCTTTTATAATGATATTGAAGATATCGACGAAAGACCCCGCATCGAAACAGAAGATGGCTGGACGTTAGTAATTTTGAGAGTTCCCATAAAAAAAGACGATATAAAACTTCCCTTTTATACGATACCGTTAGGATTCGTTTTTAAAGATGATATAAAAGTTACAATCAGCTTTTACAAAACAGAAATTATTTGCGATCTCGTACGTTATTCGCAAAAGAAACATATTCAAATAGGCGATAATTTTTGTTTGGTTTTAAGGCTTTTGCTGTCATCAAGCGTTTGGTATTTAAAATATCTTAAACAGATTAATCAGAAAATTAAACAAGCAGAAGACAATTTAGAGAAATCAATTAAAAATGAAGAACTGCAGACATTGCTTCAAATTGAAAAATGTCTCGTGTATTTTATGACATCCTTAAAAGGAAATGATGTTTTATTTCATCGTATTAAAAACCTAAAAATTCAAACACAAAATTACGACACAGATTTGGTAGAAGATGTTGAAATTGAGCTAAGCCAGGCACAAGATACCGCAAATATTTACAGCGATATCCTGACCAGAATGGTTGATTCTTACGCTTCTGTGATTTCGAACAACATGAATAATATCATGAAACAAATGACTTCAATTTCGATTATTTTGATGATTCCAACCTTAATTGCCAGTTTATATGGGATGAATGTTCCAAACGGGCTCGAAGAAATTAAATACGGAATTTGGATTCTTCTTTCTATCTCAATCATACTTTCGGCTGTTGGAGTATATCTTTTCAAGAGAAGAAGATGGTTTTAA
- the ffh gene encoding signal recognition particle protein — translation MFDNLSDKLDKAFHILKGHGKITEVNVADTLKEVRRALLDADVNFKIAKDFTARVKDKAIGQDVLTTLQPGQLLVKLVKDELTELMGGDVAGVNLSGNPTVILMSGLQGSGKTTFSGKLANFLKTKKNKKPLLVACDIYRPAAINQLHVVGDQIGVEVYSEPENKNPVEIAQNAIKHAKANGFNVVIVDTAGRLAVDQEMMDEIARVHKAIQPQETLFVVDSMTGQDAVNTAKAFNDILNFDGVILTKLDGDTRGGAALSIKSIVNKPIKFVGTGEKMEAIDVFYPERMAERILGMGDVVSLVERAQEQFDEEEARKLQKKIAKNEFGFDDFLTQIQQVKKMGNMKDLVGMIPGASKAMKDVQIEDDAFKHIEAIIYSMTPAERSKPAIIDVKRKARIAKGSGTKVEQVNQLMKQFDQMSKMMKMMQGPGGKNLMKMMGGMKGMPGGMPGGMPR, via the coding sequence ATGTTTGATAATTTAAGTGATAAGTTAGATAAAGCGTTCCATATATTAAAAGGGCACGGTAAAATTACAGAAGTAAACGTTGCTGATACCTTAAAAGAAGTTCGTCGTGCTTTACTTGATGCCGACGTTAACTTTAAAATTGCTAAAGATTTTACCGCAAGAGTAAAAGACAAAGCAATTGGTCAGGACGTATTAACAACATTACAGCCAGGGCAGTTATTAGTAAAGCTGGTAAAAGATGAGTTGACAGAATTAATGGGTGGAGATGTTGCTGGTGTAAACTTATCAGGAAATCCAACAGTAATTTTGATGTCAGGTTTGCAAGGTTCTGGTAAAACTACTTTCTCAGGAAAATTAGCAAACTTCTTAAAAACTAAGAAAAACAAGAAACCACTTCTTGTAGCCTGTGATATCTACCGTCCGGCGGCGATCAATCAGCTGCACGTTGTGGGAGACCAAATAGGTGTTGAGGTTTACTCAGAACCAGAAAATAAAAATCCTGTAGAGATTGCACAAAACGCAATTAAACACGCTAAAGCAAACGGATTCAATGTTGTTATCGTCGATACAGCAGGACGTTTGGCAGTAGATCAGGAAATGATGGATGAAATTGCACGTGTTCACAAAGCAATTCAGCCACAAGAAACATTGTTCGTTGTCGACTCTATGACAGGACAAGATGCTGTAAATACAGCAAAAGCTTTCAACGATATCCTGAATTTTGATGGGGTTATCTTAACGAAATTAGACGGTGATACTCGTGGTGGAGCTGCACTTTCGATCAAATCGATTGTAAACAAACCAATCAAATTTGTTGGTACTGGAGAAAAAATGGAAGCAATTGATGTTTTCTATCCAGAACGTATGGCTGAGCGTATCTTAGGAATGGGAGACGTTGTGTCTCTTGTTGAAAGAGCTCAGGAACAATTTGACGAAGAAGAAGCTAGAAAACTTCAAAAGAAAATCGCTAAAAACGAATTTGGTTTTGACGACTTCTTAACGCAGATTCAGCAAGTGAAAAAAATGGGTAATATGAAAGACTTGGTTGGAATGATACCAGGAGCTTCAAAAGCCATGAAAGATGTTCAAATTGAAGACGATGCTTTCAAACATATCGAAGCTATTATTTATTCGATGACGCCAGCTGAAAGAAGCAAACCAGCTATTATCGACGTAAAAAGAAAAGCCAGAATCGCAAAAGGTTCAGGAACAAAAGTCGAGCAGGTAAATCAGCTTATGAAACAGTTTGACCAAATGAGCAAAATGATGAAGATGATGCAGGGCCCAGGCGGAAAAAATCTGATGAAAATGATGGGAGGTATGAAAGGGATGCCGGGTGGTATGCCAGGAGGAATGCCGAGATAA
- a CDS encoding DUF4173 domain-containing protein, translated as MKKHQIILACTGIFILLFYREGVGINISIFGVTLTLLISYIFQEKFVNRSHLVLVMTSILSCFAFAWYGDAASFFALALSILFLQFKTQDGKLKIIQVFPLIFLNGITSLGRIFMFSQWLPEGKIHNDFAKKLVAFVVIPVIFLGLFFIVYSFGSNHFSSLFTDYTLDIDIFQLVLISILGFYISFSFWNYWVPDACYEFNPKLNNDFDNISEVKNQSTFSFLDLDFERKSGVITLFLLNILLLVFIGTYNYEQFFEVVEKTNLSADTHERVNAVIFSILMAVGVILFYFKGGFNFDEKATTLKRLAKLWIVLNVVLIVSALIKNSEYVSFYGLTYKRLGVYAFLTLAIIGLIYSFLKITKQKTNAYLVNQMVWYFYGTILVCSFVNWGNLITKYNISVNKGVEPVFLSGLNFNEDARRAYFEKNNLDGKQVEADREKLVDFYQNSTFLSKALYYEFLNNKQK; from the coding sequence ATGAAAAAACATCAAATTATTTTGGCTTGTACAGGAATATTTATCCTGTTGTTTTACAGAGAAGGCGTCGGAATAAATATCTCTATTTTTGGAGTAACATTAACGTTATTAATCAGTTATATTTTTCAGGAAAAGTTTGTAAACAGGTCGCATCTGGTACTGGTAATGACTTCAATTTTATCTTGTTTTGCTTTTGCCTGGTATGGAGATGCAGCTTCGTTTTTTGCTTTAGCATTGTCAATTCTGTTTTTGCAATTTAAAACTCAGGACGGAAAACTAAAAATAATACAAGTTTTTCCTTTGATTTTCTTAAACGGAATTACATCATTAGGGCGCATTTTTATGTTTAGTCAATGGCTTCCGGAAGGAAAAATTCACAACGATTTTGCGAAAAAATTGGTAGCATTCGTTGTTATTCCTGTAATATTTCTAGGCTTGTTTTTTATTGTATATTCTTTTGGAAGCAATCATTTTTCTTCATTGTTTACAGACTATACTTTAGATATCGATATTTTCCAGTTGGTTTTAATCAGCATACTTGGATTTTATATTTCTTTCAGTTTCTGGAATTATTGGGTTCCGGATGCCTGTTATGAATTCAATCCAAAACTGAATAATGATTTCGATAATATTTCAGAAGTAAAAAATCAAAGTACATTTTCATTTCTTGATCTTGATTTTGAAAGAAAAAGCGGTGTAATCACATTATTCCTGCTTAATATTTTACTCTTAGTTTTCATCGGAACTTATAATTACGAACAGTTTTTTGAAGTTGTAGAAAAAACAAATTTAAGTGCTGATACACACGAACGAGTAAATGCTGTGATTTTTTCAATTTTAATGGCTGTTGGTGTAATACTGTTTTATTTTAAAGGCGGATTTAATTTTGATGAAAAAGCAACAACATTAAAAAGACTGGCAAAATTGTGGATTGTACTGAATGTTGTTTTAATTGTGAGTGCTTTAATAAAAAATTCTGAATATGTATCATTTTACGGTTTAACCTATAAACGTTTAGGAGTTTATGCATTTTTAACTCTTGCCATTATTGGATTGATCTATTCATTTTTAAAAATTACAAAACAAAAAACCAATGCTTACTTAGTAAACCAAATGGTTTGGTATTTCTACGGAACAATCTTAGTATGCAGTTTTGTGAATTGGGGAAATCTGATTACAAAATATAATATCTCAGTTAATAAAGGAGTAGAGCCTGTATTTTTAAGCGGATTGAATTTTAACGAAGATGCTAGAAGAGCGTATTTTGAGAAAAATAATCTTGATGGTAAACAAGTCGAAGCAGACAGAGAAAAACTCGTTGATTTTTACCAAAACAGCACTTTTTTATCTAAAGCCTTGTATTATGAGTTTTTAAATAACAAACAGAAATAA
- a CDS encoding MBOAT family O-acyltransferase — protein sequence MTTLDNINNWFIQNFGAITTEQVKSWFIYNPEEKLLFNTGLFLGLFLVFYFVYGFLRKTFYLRLTYVILFSLFFYYKSSGIYFLLLLLSSVVDYGLSQIIYKESKDNVKKTYLVISVILNLGLLGYFKYMNFMIGTYNDMFNGNLKFHDIFLPVGISFYTFQSMSYIIEIYREEIKPTKNYIEYLFFVSFFPQLVAGPIVRAKDFLPQIYQKLNLTKQDVNNALFLIIGGLIKKTVISNYISVNFVDRVFDTPMSYTSFENLMASYGYAIQIYCDFSGYSDMAIGIALLLGFKLPANFRTPYKSVSITDFWRRWHISLSTWLKDFLYISIGGNREGSFAGYLFPSLFFFGLLLWGITSYNTSIIPLIIAFSSILLFCLSFLLSSKKKQTLVTNLNLFTTMLLGGLWHGAGAQFIVWGALHGLALAVHKIFMELFPSKKEGSNFLWRFFSILITFHFVVFCWIFFRARDFETALQVINNIGQLTLEPELWKTIILGYKNVFGLMLFGYVWHFLPETFTNGMKSVFDKTPILVKAIILGFVYWIVYATAVAGSQPFIYFQF from the coding sequence TTGACAACACTAGATAACATCAATAATTGGTTCATTCAAAATTTTGGTGCAATTACAACAGAACAAGTTAAAAGCTGGTTTATTTATAATCCAGAAGAAAAACTTTTATTCAATACAGGCTTATTCTTAGGATTATTTCTGGTTTTTTATTTTGTGTATGGCTTTTTACGCAAAACATTCTATTTAAGATTAACGTATGTTATTCTGTTCTCGCTTTTCTTCTATTACAAGTCAAGCGGAATCTATTTTCTGTTATTACTGCTTTCATCTGTTGTAGATTATGGTTTAAGCCAGATTATTTATAAAGAAAGTAAAGATAATGTCAAGAAAACATACCTGGTTATAAGTGTGATTTTGAATTTAGGGCTGCTTGGATATTTCAAGTACATGAATTTTATGATTGGCACTTATAATGATATGTTTAACGGAAATCTGAAATTTCATGATATCTTTCTACCGGTTGGAATTTCATTTTATACTTTCCAATCGATGAGTTATATCATTGAGATTTATCGTGAAGAAATTAAACCGACAAAAAACTATATCGAATATTTATTTTTCGTTTCGTTTTTTCCACAGTTAGTTGCCGGGCCAATAGTACGCGCGAAAGATTTTCTTCCGCAGATTTATCAAAAACTAAATCTGACAAAACAAGATGTAAACAACGCCTTGTTCTTAATTATTGGTGGTTTAATTAAGAAAACGGTTATTTCAAATTACATTTCGGTAAACTTTGTCGATCGTGTTTTTGATACGCCAATGAGTTATACTTCATTTGAAAACTTAATGGCTTCTTACGGATATGCAATCCAGATTTATTGCGATTTCTCAGGATATTCAGATATGGCAATTGGTATTGCATTATTGCTAGGATTCAAATTGCCAGCCAACTTTAGAACACCGTATAAATCAGTTTCAATTACAGATTTCTGGAGAAGATGGCACATTTCGCTTTCAACATGGCTAAAAGATTTCTTGTACATTTCGATAGGAGGAAATCGTGAAGGCTCTTTTGCAGGATATTTGTTCCCAAGTTTATTCTTTTTCGGATTGCTGCTTTGGGGAATTACGAGTTACAATACCAGTATAATTCCGTTGATAATTGCATTCAGTTCAATTTTACTTTTCTGTTTGTCTTTTCTGCTTTCAAGCAAAAAGAAACAAACTCTGGTAACGAATTTAAACCTTTTCACCACAATGCTTTTAGGAGGATTATGGCACGGAGCTGGAGCACAGTTTATTGTTTGGGGAGCTTTACACGGATTAGCATTAGCGGTTCATAAAATATTTATGGAATTATTTCCATCCAAAAAAGAAGGGTCAAATTTCTTATGGAGATTTTTCTCTATCCTGATTACATTCCATTTTGTAGTTTTCTGCTGGATCTTTTTCCGAGCAAGAGATTTCGAAACAGCACTTCAGGTAATTAACAATATCGGACAATTAACACTCGAACCAGAACTTTGGAAAACAATTATCTTAGGATATAAAAATGTATTCGGATTAATGTTATTCGGTTACGTTTGGCATTTCTTACCGGAAACTTTCACAAACGGAATGAAATCTGTTTTTGATAAAACGCCAATTTTAGTAAAAGCCATAATTCTGGGATTCGTCTACTGGATTGTTTACGCAACAGCCGTGGCAGGTTCTCAGCCATTTATATATTTCCAGTTTTAA
- a CDS encoding integrase core domain-containing protein yields MRNNSQDSTLERNYLEKYRFLIKEYEQVKNKTHPLHKKAMDFYKANDTCRKSFLKYYNRYKQSGKSLDLLPQKRGPKYKTRRPLPFIERKVIELREKGNNKYEIVSILKPKLGKNTPSYSGVYNILKRNKINRLTPKIKKNHQKIIKERMGQLGHIDCHHLSKSIIKGENRKLYLVCIIDDYSRIAWAELIPDITSLTVMFASLKCLNILSDHYEIKFEEILSDNGPEFGIKTSQQKYNHPFERMLMELGIVHRHTKPYRPQTNGKVERFWRTLEDDLLRETDFDSLEELKEELLQYLYYYNHERPHQGIDGKKPIEMINPLPK; encoded by the coding sequence ATGAGAAATAACAGTCAGGATTCAACATTAGAGAGAAACTATTTAGAGAAGTATCGTTTTTTAATAAAAGAATATGAGCAAGTAAAAAACAAGACTCATCCGTTGCATAAAAAGGCGATGGATTTTTACAAGGCAAATGACACCTGCAGAAAAAGCTTCTTAAAGTATTATAACCGTTATAAGCAGAGCGGTAAGTCTTTGGATCTGCTTCCTCAGAAGCGTGGTCCAAAATACAAGACAAGACGTCCTCTGCCATTTATAGAACGAAAAGTAATTGAATTAAGGGAAAAAGGAAACAACAAATATGAAATTGTTAGTATCTTAAAGCCAAAATTAGGAAAAAACACACCTTCATATTCAGGAGTTTATAATATTTTAAAGCGTAATAAAATAAACAGGTTAACTCCGAAGATTAAAAAGAATCATCAAAAAATAATCAAGGAAAGAATGGGACAGCTTGGTCATATTGATTGTCATCACTTAAGCAAAAGCATCATAAAAGGAGAAAATCGAAAATTGTACTTAGTATGTATAATTGACGACTACAGCCGGATTGCCTGGGCAGAATTAATCCCAGACATCACTAGTTTAACGGTTATGTTTGCGTCATTAAAATGCTTAAACATCTTAAGCGATCATTATGAGATAAAATTTGAAGAGATTTTATCTGACAATGGACCTGAATTTGGAATCAAAACCAGCCAGCAGAAATATAACCATCCTTTTGAGAGAATGCTTATGGAATTGGGAATTGTTCACAGACATACAAAACCTTATAGACCACAGACAAACGGGAAGGTCGAACGCTTCTGGCGAACTCTTGAAGATGATCTGCTCAGAGAAACTGATTTTGATTCTTTGGAAGAACTAAAAGAAGAATTATTACAATATTTATATTACTATAATCACGAAAGGCCACATCAGGGAATTGATGGAAAAAAGCCAATCGAAATGATAAATCCGTTACCGAAATAA
- a CDS encoding transcriptional regulator gives MGIIDKLNKDFESRVRLGIMSVLMVNDWVDFTEMKTLLNITDGNLASHSSALEKSEYIEIKKEFVGKKPKTSYQVTPLGRAAFKEHLSYLEKLMKS, from the coding sequence ATGGGAATTATTGATAAACTAAATAAAGATTTTGAAAGCCGTGTCAGATTGGGTATTATGTCCGTTCTGATGGTTAACGACTGGGTAGATTTTACCGAGATGAAAACGCTTTTGAATATCACCGATGGTAATTTAGCAAGTCATTCTTCTGCTTTGGAAAAATCTGAGTATATCGAGATTAAGAAAGAATTTGTTGGTAAAAAACCAAAAACATCTTATCAGGTAACTCCGCTTGGCCGTGCGGCGTTTAAAGAACACCTTTCTTACCTCGAAAAATTAATGAAATCGTAA
- the rluF gene encoding 23S rRNA pseudouridine(2604) synthase RluF: MEENLKRLNKFISETGYCSRREADKLIEEGRVTINGVVPEMGTKVSPDDEVRVDGKLIVEKHEKLIYLAFNKPVGIECTTNLEVKNNIVDYINYPKRIFPIGRLDKASEGLIFMTNDGDIVNKILRARNNHEKEYTVTVNKPITERFIQRMGNGVPILDTVTKKCKVEQISKYTFKIILTQGLNRQIRRMSEYLGYEVTALKRIRIINISLDVPVGRYRDLTDAEIKELNQLIEPSSKTEEASLPKVESPSKPSASNRRTTFISKHDPRFKKRGDK; the protein is encoded by the coding sequence ATGGAAGAAAATTTAAAACGTCTTAATAAATTTATAAGTGAAACGGGGTATTGTTCTCGTCGCGAAGCTGATAAATTAATTGAAGAAGGACGTGTAACAATAAACGGTGTTGTACCGGAAATGGGAACGAAAGTTTCGCCAGATGATGAAGTACGCGTAGATGGAAAATTAATCGTTGAAAAACACGAAAAATTGATTTATCTGGCATTCAATAAGCCTGTTGGAATTGAATGTACAACCAATCTTGAAGTTAAAAACAATATTGTCGATTATATTAATTACCCAAAACGTATTTTCCCGATTGGAAGATTAGATAAAGCCAGTGAAGGATTAATTTTTATGACTAATGACGGTGATATCGTAAATAAGATTTTGCGCGCCAGAAATAATCACGAAAAAGAATACACTGTTACGGTAAACAAACCTATTACGGAACGTTTTATACAACGAATGGGAAATGGAGTTCCTATTTTGGATACTGTTACCAAGAAATGTAAAGTTGAGCAAATCAGCAAATACACATTTAAAATCATTTTAACGCAAGGTTTAAACAGACAAATTCGAAGAATGTCTGAATATCTTGGTTATGAAGTTACGGCTTTAAAACGTATCAGAATTATCAATATTTCGTTAGATGTTCCTGTTGGACGTTACCGCGATTTAACTGATGCGGAAATTAAAGAATTAAATCAGTTAATTGAGCCTTCGAGTAAAACTGAAGAAGCGAGTTTACCTAAAGTCGAAAGCCCTAGCAAACCTTCGGCTTCAAACAGAAGAACAACTTTTATATCGAAACACGATCCTCGATTTAAGAAAAGAGGAGATAAATAA
- a CDS encoding SGNH/GDSL hydrolase family protein — translation MNTKSYFFQSFAIVALAFIAFMGFKQVLPNKIFSDSKIDSKNVLIDSMLLESVAKDSLSLKSDSIEESERRLGQQKIVYDASEGIEFPSETFDNYKGYQYLISFYEKLYQLEQNPNNHVRIAYYGDSMTDGDLIVQDVRMNYQERFGGKGVGFVSIISESSASRGSVKTLFSKNWKIQSYLNVKRPISPFGVNGHVFFANDKTNTTWVQYEAGLNKYSTSLDNPTLFYGRSSKKGNVNFIIGKDTLKKNLSPNNLVNSLKVTSGSIKSFKANFIHADSIPIFGFNFDNGSGVHVDNFSQRGNSGLPISMFDANVMQAFNNNLKYDLIILHYGTNVLNYGTKNYFWYEKGMTKTVNKIKESFPGVSILIVSTADKSTKYDLEMKTDSAVVPLMKAQKKYALETESGFVNLYTLMGGDGSMVKWVDESPAKANKDYTHFNQRGAKAIGNLLYSQLNQGYEQYKVLRAKRESGVKPKAIRKPKADSVSVKNDSIDE, via the coding sequence GTGAATACAAAATCATATTTCTTTCAGTCTTTTGCAATTGTTGCATTAGCATTTATTGCTTTTATGGGTTTTAAGCAGGTTTTGCCAAATAAAATCTTTTCGGATAGTAAAATAGATTCAAAAAATGTACTGATAGACAGTATGCTTCTTGAATCTGTAGCAAAAGATTCTTTGTCATTAAAAAGTGATAGTATTGAAGAAAGCGAACGAAGACTGGGTCAGCAGAAAATTGTTTATGATGCTTCTGAAGGAATTGAATTTCCATCAGAAACTTTCGATAATTACAAAGGATATCAATACCTGATTTCATTTTACGAAAAATTATATCAATTAGAACAAAATCCAAACAACCATGTTAGGATTGCCTATTATGGCGATTCGATGACAGATGGCGATTTGATCGTACAAGATGTTCGTATGAATTATCAGGAACGTTTTGGTGGAAAAGGAGTTGGTTTTGTTTCCATAATTTCAGAATCATCAGCTTCAAGAGGTTCTGTAAAAACATTGTTTTCTAAAAACTGGAAAATACAATCGTATTTAAATGTAAAAAGACCAATAAGCCCTTTTGGTGTAAATGGACATGTGTTTTTTGCAAATGATAAAACAAATACAACCTGGGTTCAATATGAAGCCGGTTTAAACAAATATTCAACTTCACTAGATAATCCAACCTTGTTTTACGGAAGATCTTCTAAAAAAGGAAATGTCAATTTTATCATTGGGAAAGATACTCTCAAGAAAAACCTTTCTCCAAATAATTTGGTAAACAGCTTAAAAGTAACTTCCGGAAGCATAAAAAGCTTCAAAGCAAACTTTATTCATGCAGATTCAATCCCTATTTTCGGATTTAATTTTGATAACGGAAGCGGTGTTCACGTAGATAATTTTTCTCAAAGAGGAAATTCAGGATTACCAATTTCTATGTTTGATGCCAATGTAATGCAGGCTTTTAACAATAACCTGAAATACGATTTGATTATTCTTCATTACGGAACAAACGTATTAAATTACGGAACCAAAAATTATTTCTGGTACGAAAAAGGAATGACAAAAACAGTAAATAAAATAAAAGAATCATTTCCCGGCGTTTCCATTTTAATTGTTTCAACAGCAGATAAATCGACTAAATATGATTTAGAAATGAAAACAGACTCGGCAGTTGTACCCTTAATGAAAGCTCAGAAAAAGTATGCTTTAGAAACTGAATCTGGATTTGTGAACCTATATACTTTAATGGGAGGCGACGGATCGATGGTGAAATGGGTTGACGAATCTCCGGCAAAAGCCAATAAAGATTATACACACTTTAACCAAAGAGGAGCAAAAGCAATTGGTAATTTATTGTACAGTCAGTTAAATCAAGGATACGAACAATATAAAGTTTTACGCGCAAAACGTGAAAGCGGTGTTAAACCTAAAGCAATTAGAAAACCCAAAGCAGATTCCGTTTCTGTGAAAAATGACAGCATAGATGAATAA
- a CDS encoding antibiotic biosynthesis monooxygenase yields MIAVIFEVIPNEGKKDEYLDIAASLRPELNHIDGFISIERFQSLNDPGKILSLSFWRDEESIQQWRNLEMHRHAQTKGRNGIFKDYHLRIATVVRDYGMFERKETPEDSSIFHS; encoded by the coding sequence ATGATCGCTGTAATTTTTGAAGTTATTCCGAACGAAGGAAAAAAAGATGAGTATTTAGATATTGCTGCGAGTCTTCGTCCTGAATTGAATCATATAGATGGTTTTATTTCCATAGAAAGATTTCAGAGTCTTAATGATCCTGGAAAAATTTTGTCTTTATCTTTTTGGAGAGACGAAGAAAGCATCCAGCAATGGCGAAATCTCGAAATGCATCGTCATGCACAGACAAAAGGCCGAAATGGGATTTTTAAAGATTATCATTTACGAATTGCAACGGTTGTGCGCGATTACGGGATGTTTGAAAGAAAAGAAACTCCAGAGGATAGTTCGATTTTTCATTCTTAA
- a CDS encoding GDSL-type esterase/lipase family protein, whose product MVNKTDSVSVETYTGNHIYNAKVLESLFKKLKDNESDNNQKINIVHIGDSHIQGDLMTNKIRKILQQKFGNAGRGLVFPYQLAKTNGSYNERFRCNRVWESYRNIYPVRNYPIGLSGMALWRDNGGFLVELNVKDPSYKFNSIKIITPKNENMFDLSTASQTKFIETSERKVISHKIKKGEAISVIADKYNVSIAEIKRANNLKSNNIRAGRILKIPTNETQQRNIKTSEFVSLNLESDSYCHYYNSEKALEKIYLIPNKTASKFELNGIVLEKNAPGIIYSGIGVNGAKYSDYNKYPLFFEQLNALHPDVLIFSLGTNESYEKLEGGNYIKQLREFINNIKAQNVKAPIIVMTPPPSLLRKKPNTYIQEYAKLINEIAETEGFAVWDLYDEFGGMSGIRQLKSQGLIGPDWVHYSKKGYEKQGSLFAEAFLKAYDNFKLKK is encoded by the coding sequence ATGGTTAATAAAACAGATTCAGTATCAGTAGAAACTTATACAGGAAATCACATTTATAATGCAAAAGTATTAGAAAGTCTTTTTAAGAAGTTAAAAGACAACGAGAGCGACAATAATCAAAAAATAAACATTGTACACATTGGCGATTCGCACATTCAGGGCGATTTAATGACCAATAAAATTAGAAAAATATTACAGCAAAAATTTGGAAATGCCGGAAGAGGATTAGTTTTTCCGTATCAATTAGCCAAAACTAATGGCTCTTATAATGAACGTTTTCGATGTAATAGAGTTTGGGAAAGTTATCGAAATATCTATCCTGTTAGAAACTATCCAATTGGTTTAAGCGGTATGGCACTTTGGCGGGATAATGGAGGATTTCTTGTAGAACTTAATGTAAAAGATCCGTCATATAAATTCAATTCGATAAAAATAATTACGCCAAAAAATGAAAACATGTTTGATTTGTCGACAGCATCTCAAACAAAATTTATTGAAACATCTGAGCGAAAAGTAATCTCGCATAAAATCAAAAAAGGAGAAGCAATTTCTGTAATTGCAGATAAATATAATGTTTCGATTGCCGAAATAAAAAGAGCAAATAATTTAAAATCAAACAATATTCGTGCAGGAAGAATATTAAAAATACCAACAAACGAAACACAACAGAGAAATATTAAAACATCAGAATTTGTTTCTCTAAATCTGGAATCGGATTCTTACTGTCATTATTACAATTCAGAAAAAGCATTAGAAAAAATTTATCTGATTCCGAATAAAACAGCATCCAAATTTGAACTAAACGGAATTGTTTTAGAAAAAAATGCTCCGGGTATAATTTATAGCGGAATTGGTGTAAATGGTGCCAAATACTCAGATTATAATAAATATCCTTTGTTTTTTGAACAGCTGAATGCTTTACATCCTGATGTGCTGATTTTTTCTTTAGGAACAAATGAAAGTTACGAGAAACTAGAAGGCGGAAATTACATTAAACAATTAAGAGAATTTATAAACAATATAAAAGCTCAAAATGTAAAAGCTCCAATAATTGTAATGACGCCGCCTCCATCGCTGCTTAGAAAAAAACCGAATACTTATATTCAGGAATATGCAAAACTAATTAATGAAATTGCCGAAACAGAAGGCTTTGCTGTTTGGGATTTATATGATGAGTTTGGAGGAATGAGCGGAATCAGACAATTAAAATCACAAGGATTAATTGGTCCGGATTGGGTGCACTATTCTAAAAAAGGATACGAAAAACAAGGCAGTTTGTTTGCAGAAGCATTTTTAAAAGCATACGATAATTTTAAATTAAAAAAGTAA